In one window of Camelus bactrianus isolate YW-2024 breed Bactrian camel chromosome 13, ASM4877302v1, whole genome shotgun sequence DNA:
- the POU3F1 gene encoding POU domain, class 3, transcription factor 1 — MATTAQYLPRGPGGGAGGTGPLMHPDAAAAAAAAAAAERLHAGAAYREVQKLMHHEWLGAGAGHPVGLAHPQWLPTGGGGGGDWAGGPHLEHGKAGGGGTGRADDGGGGGGFHARLVHQGAAHAGAAWAQGGTAHHLGPAMSPSPGAGGGHQPQPLGLYAQAAYPGGGGGGLAGMLAAGGGGAGPGLHHALHEDGHEAQLEPSPPPHLGAHGHAHGHAHAGGLHAAAAHLHPGAGGGGSSVGEHSDEDAPSSDDLEQFAKQFKQRRIKLGFTQADVGLALGTLYGNVFSQTTICRFEALQLSFKNMCKLKPLLNKWLEETDSSSGSPTNLDKIAAQGRKRKKRTSIEVGVKGALESHFLKCPKPSAHEITGLADSLQLEKEVVRVWFCNRRQKEKRMTPAAGAGHPPMDDVYAPGELGPGGGGASPPSAPPPPPPAALHHHHHHTLPGSVQ; from the coding sequence ATGGCCACCACCGCGCAGTACCtgccgcggggccccggcggcggagCCGGGGGCACGGGACCGCTTATGCACCCGGACGCCGccgcggcagcggcagcggcggcagccgCCGAACGGTTGCACGCGGGGGCCGCGTACCGCGAAGTGCAGAAGCTGATGCACCACGAGTGGCTGGGCGCGGGCGCGGGCCACCCCGTGGGCCTAGCGCACCCCCAGTGGCTACCCACgggaggaggcggaggcggcGACTGGGCCGGCGGCCCGCACCTGGAACACGGCAAggcgggcggcggcggcaccGGCCGAGCCGACGacggtggcggtggcggcggtTTCCACGCGCGCCTAGTGCACCAGGGGGCGGCCCACGCGGGCGCGGCATGGGCGCAGGGCGGCACAGCGCACCACTTGGGCCCTGCCATGTCGCCGTCGCCTGGGGCCGGCGGGggccaccagccccaaccgctcGGTCTGTACGCGCAGGCCGCCTAcccggggggcggcggcggcggcctggCTGGGATGCTGGCAGCGGGCGGCGGAGGCGCGGGGCCGGGCCTGCACCACGCACTGCACGAGGACGGCCACGAGGCGCAGCTGGAGCCGTCGCCTCCGCCGCACCTGGGCGCCCACGGACATGCACACGGACATGCACACGCCGGCGGCCTGCACGCGGCGGCGGCGCACCTGCACCCAGGCGCGGGCGGTGGTGGTTCGTCGGTGGGCGAGCACTCGGACGAGGACGCGCCCAGCTCGGACGACCTGGAGCAGTTCGCCAAGCAGTTCAAGCAGCGGCGTATCAAGCTGGGCTTCACGCAGGCCGATGTGGGGCTGGCGCTGGGCACGCTGTACGGTAACGTGTTCTCGCAGACCACCATCTGCCGCTTCGAGGCCCTGCAGCTGAGCTTCAAGAACATGTGCAAGCTCAAGCCGCTGCTCAACAAGTGGCTGGAGGAGACCGACTCGTCCAGCGGCAGCCCCACCAACCTGGACAAGATCGCGGCGCAGGGCCGCAAGCGTAAGAAGCGCACGTCCATCGAGGTGGGGGTCAAAGGCGCGCTAGAGAGCCACTTCCTCAAGTGCCCCAAGCCCTCGGCGCACGAGATCACGGGCTTGGCCGACAGTCTGCAGCTGGAGAAGGAGGTAGTGCGCGTCTGGTTCTGCAACCGGCGGCAGAAGGAGAAGCGTATGACCCCCGCAGCCGGCGCCGGCCACCCGCCCATGGACGACGTTTACGCACCCGGTGAGCtggggccgggcgggggcggTGCGTCGCCACCCTCAGcacccccgccgcccccgccggccgcgctgcaccaccaccaccaccacacactgCCCGGCTCCGTGCAGTGA
- the UTP11 gene encoding putative U3 small nucleolar RNA-associated protein 11 translates to MAAAFRKAAKSRQREHRERSQPGFRKHLGLLEKKKDYKLRADDYRKKQEYLRALRKKALEKNPDEFYYKMTRVKLQDGVHVIKETKEEVTPEQLKLMRTQDVKYIEMKRLAEAKKIERLKSELHLLDFQGKQQNKHVFFFDTKKEVEQFDIATHLRTAPELVDRVFNRPTIDTLQKEKVKGVNHQTRLKRIAKERQKQYDCLAQRIEREKKLFIVAQKIQTRKDLMDKTRKVKVRKETVNSPAIYKFESRRKR, encoded by the exons ATGGCGGCGGCTTTTCGGAAGGCGGCTAAGTCCCGGCAGCGGGAACATCGAGAGCGAAGCCAG CCCGGCTTTCGAAAACATCTGGGTCtgctggagaaaaagaaagattacaaACTTCGTGCAGA TGACTACCGGAAAAAGCAAGAGTACCTCAGAGCTCTCCGGAAGAAAGCTCTTGAAAAGAATCCAGATGAATTCTACTATAAAATGACCCGGGTTAAACTCCAG GATGGAGTTCATGTTATTAAGGAGACTAAGGAAGAAGTAACTCCAGAACAGCTGAAactgatgagaactcaggatgtCAAATACATAGAAATGAAGAGGCTTGCAGAAGCTAAG aAAATTGAAAGACTAAAATCAGAGCTCCATCTGCTGGATTTCCAGGGGAAGCAACAGAATAAGCACGTGTTCTTTTTTGACACCAAAAAGGAAG TTGAACAGTTTGATATCGCAACTCACCTACGAACAGCCCCAGAACTAGTTGACAGAGTCTTTAATAGGCCCACGATAGACACCCTGCAGAAGGAGAAAGTGAAAGGAGTGAACCATCAGACTCGACTTAAG CGGATAGCTAAAGAAAGGCAGAAGCAGTATGACTGCCTGGCACAGCGGATTGAACGCGAGAAGAAATTGTTCATTGTTGCCCAGAAAATTCAGACACGCAAAGATCTCATG GATAAAACTCGGAAGGTAAAGGTGAGGAAAGAAACAGTGAACTCCCCAGCTATTTACAAGTTTGAGAGTCGTCGAAAACGTTGA